A genomic segment from Actinomadura hallensis encodes:
- a CDS encoding single-stranded DNA-binding protein, which translates to MAGDTVITMVGNLVEDPNLRFTPSGQAVASFRLASTPRYFDRQSGEWKDGEALFLTCNVWRQAAENVAETLQRGMRVIVQGRLKQRSYETREGEKRTVFEIEVDEVGPSLRNATAKVNKTQRQGGGFGGGQGGGFGGQQGGFGGQQGGGFGGGGQQGGGAPADDPWATGGAGGGFSDDPPF; encoded by the coding sequence ATGGCAGGCGACACCGTAATCACGATGGTCGGGAACCTCGTCGAGGACCCGAATCTGCGATTCACCCCGAGCGGGCAGGCGGTCGCGTCCTTCCGCCTCGCCTCGACCCCGCGGTACTTCGACCGCCAGTCGGGCGAGTGGAAGGACGGCGAGGCGCTGTTCCTCACGTGCAACGTCTGGCGGCAGGCCGCCGAGAACGTGGCCGAGACCCTGCAGCGCGGCATGCGGGTGATCGTCCAGGGACGTCTCAAGCAGCGTTCGTACGAGACCCGCGAGGGTGAGAAGCGCACCGTCTTCGAGATCGAGGTCGACGAGGTCGGCCCGTCGCTGCGCAACGCCACCGCGAAGGTCAACAAGACCCAGCGGCAGGGCGGAGGATTCGGCGGCGGCCAGGGCGGCGGCTTCGGCGGCCAGCAGGGCGGCTTCGGCGGTCAGCAGGGCGGCGGCTTCGGAGGCGGCGGCCAGCAGGGCGGCGGCGCCCCGGCCGACGACCCCTGGGCCACCGGCGGCGCCGGCGGCGGCTTCTCCGACGACCCGCCGTTCTGA
- the rpsF gene encoding 30S ribosomal protein S6 — protein MRRYEVMTILDPAIDERNAGPALDPFLKVIKDGGGSVEKVDVWGRRRLAYDIQKKTEGIYAVIDLSAEPTTVKELDRQLNLSETVLRTKVIRPEVH, from the coding sequence ATGCGTCGCTACGAAGTCATGACGATCCTCGACCCCGCCATCGACGAGCGCAACGCGGGCCCCGCGCTCGACCCGTTCCTGAAGGTCATCAAGGACGGCGGCGGCAGCGTCGAGAAGGTCGACGTCTGGGGCCGTCGGCGCCTGGCGTACGACATCCAGAAGAAGACCGAAGGCATCTACGCGGTGATCGATCTGTCGGCCGAGCCCACCACGGTCAAGGAGCTCGACCGGCAGCTCAACCTGAGCGAGACGGTCCTGCGTACCAAGGTCATCCGCCCCGAGGTCCACTGA